From Macaca fascicularis isolate 582-1 chromosome 14, T2T-MFA8v1.1, a single genomic window includes:
- the NAA40 gene encoding N-alpha-acetyltransferase 40 isoform X4, producing the protein MPFVPKWTLPTGLNVSIECKRVSGLEPATVDWAFDLTKTNMQTMYEQSEWGWKDREKREEMTDDRAWYLIAWENSSVPVAFSHFRFDVECGDEVLYCYEVQLESKVRRKGLGKFLIQILQLMANSTQMKKVMLTVFKHNHGAYQFFREALQFEIDDSSPSMSGCCGEDCSYEILSRRTKFGDSQHSHADHGFLIPLTQGDQKEPPVFIPCKVSSVYIVSFQSLDAWHQLVKGCLVPYPAHPSLCRPCPEGFLRRSGLGWERHCLRPAVTLVGVEPIHFQNICLSPLPPGLGFEKHSRHGWAGWLTPVISALWEAEAGRVT; encoded by the exons ATGCCGTTTGTGCCAAAGTGGACGCTGCCAACAGG GTTGAATGTCTCCATTGAATGTAAGCGAGTGTCTGGACTGGAGCCAGCCACCGTGGATTGGGCCTTTGACCTGACCAAAACGAATATGCAAACCAT GTATGAGCAGAGTGAGTGGGGCTGGAAGGACCGAGAGAAACGGGAGGAAATGACAGATGACCGAGCCTGGTACCTCATCGCATGGGAAAACAGCTCTGTCCCTGTTGCCTTTTCTCACTTCCGGTTTGACGTGGAGTGTGGGGATGAAGTCCTGTACTG CTATGAAGTGCAATTGGAAAGCAAGGTGCGGCGGAAAGGCCTGGGGAAGTTCCTTATACAGATTCTACAGCTCATGGCCAACAG CACACAGATGAAGAAGGTTATGTTAACAGTATTTAAACACAATCATGGCGCCTACCAGTTCTTCAGAGAAGCGTTGCA ATTTGAAATTGATGACTCTTCCCCCAGCATGTCCGGTTGCTGTGGGGAGGATTGCTCCTATGAGATCCTGAGCCGGAGGACCAAGTTTGGGGACAGCCAGCACTCCCACGCGG ATCATGGATTCCTGATACCTCTCACTCAAGGGGACCAAAAGGAACCCCCCGTGTTCATCCCTTGTAAGGTGAGTTCAGTGTACATTGTCTCTTTCCAGTCACTGGATGCGTGGCATCAACTGGTCAAAGGGTGCTTGGTGCCATACCCTGCTCACCCCAGTCTCTGCAGGCCATGTCCCGAAGGGTTCCTCAGGAGGTCGGGACTAGGGTGGGAGAGGCACTGTCTGAGACCCGCAGTCACTCTCGTTGGTGTTGAGCCCATTCATTTCCAAAACATCTGTCTTTCTCCACTTCCCCCAGGTCTTGGTTTTGAGAAACATAGCAGGCatggctgggcggggtggcttacacctgtaatctcagcactttgggaggctgaggcaggcagggtcacctga
- the NAA40 gene encoding N-alpha-acetyltransferase 40 isoform X8: protein MGRKSSKAKEKKQKRLEERAAMDAVCAKVDAANRLGDPLEAFPVFKKYDRNGLNVSIECKRVSGLEPATVDWAFDLTKTNMQTMYEQSEWGWKDREKREEMTDDRAWYLIAWENSSVPVAFSHFRFDVECGDEVLYCYEVQLESKVRRKGLGKFLIQILQLMANSTQMKKVMLTVFKHNHGAYQFFREALQSWIPDTSHSRGPKGTPRVHPL from the exons ATGGGG AGGAAGTCAAGCAAAGCCAAGGAGAAGAAGCAGAAGCGGTTGGAGGAGCGAGCAGCCATGGATGCCGTTTGTGCCAAAGTGGACGCTGCCAACAGG CTCGGAGACCCTCTGGAGGCTTTCCCAGTGTTCAAGAAATATGATAGAAACGG GTTGAATGTCTCCATTGAATGTAAGCGAGTGTCTGGACTGGAGCCAGCCACCGTGGATTGGGCCTTTGACCTGACCAAAACGAATATGCAAACCAT GTATGAGCAGAGTGAGTGGGGCTGGAAGGACCGAGAGAAACGGGAGGAAATGACAGATGACCGAGCCTGGTACCTCATCGCATGGGAAAACAGCTCTGTCCCTGTTGCCTTTTCTCACTTCCGGTTTGACGTGGAGTGTGGGGATGAAGTCCTGTACTG CTATGAAGTGCAATTGGAAAGCAAGGTGCGGCGGAAAGGCCTGGGGAAGTTCCTTATACAGATTCTACAGCTCATGGCCAACAG CACACAGATGAAGAAGGTTATGTTAACAGTATTTAAACACAATCATGGCGCCTACCAGTTCTTCAGAGAAGCGTTGCA ATCATGGATTCCTGATACCTCTCACTCAAGGGGACCAAAAGGAACCCCCCGTGTTCATCCCTTGTAA
- the NAA40 gene encoding N-alpha-acetyltransferase 40 isoform X2 → MGRKSSKAKEKKQKRLEERAAMDAVCAKVDAANRLGDPLEAFPVFKKYDRNGLNVSIECKRVSGLEPATVDWAFDLTKTNMQTMYEQSEWGWKDREKREEMTDDRACYEVQLESKVRRKGLGKFLIQILQLMANSTQMKKVMLTVFKHNHGAYQFFREALQFEIDDSSPSMSGCCGEDCSYEILSRRTKFGDSQHSHADHGFLIPLTQGDQKEPPVFIPCKVSSVYIVSFQSLDAWHQLVKGCLVPYPAHPSLCRPCPEGFLRRSGLGWERHCLRPAVTLVGVEPIHFQNICLSPLPPGLGFEKHSRHGWAGWLTPVISALWEAEAGRVT, encoded by the exons ATGGGG AGGAAGTCAAGCAAAGCCAAGGAGAAGAAGCAGAAGCGGTTGGAGGAGCGAGCAGCCATGGATGCCGTTTGTGCCAAAGTGGACGCTGCCAACAGG CTCGGAGACCCTCTGGAGGCTTTCCCAGTGTTCAAGAAATATGATAGAAACGG GTTGAATGTCTCCATTGAATGTAAGCGAGTGTCTGGACTGGAGCCAGCCACCGTGGATTGGGCCTTTGACCTGACCAAAACGAATATGCAAACCAT GTATGAGCAGAGTGAGTGGGGCTGGAAGGACCGAGAGAAACGGGAGGAAATGACAGATGACCGAGCCTG CTATGAAGTGCAATTGGAAAGCAAGGTGCGGCGGAAAGGCCTGGGGAAGTTCCTTATACAGATTCTACAGCTCATGGCCAACAG CACACAGATGAAGAAGGTTATGTTAACAGTATTTAAACACAATCATGGCGCCTACCAGTTCTTCAGAGAAGCGTTGCA ATTTGAAATTGATGACTCTTCCCCCAGCATGTCCGGTTGCTGTGGGGAGGATTGCTCCTATGAGATCCTGAGCCGGAGGACCAAGTTTGGGGACAGCCAGCACTCCCACGCGG ATCATGGATTCCTGATACCTCTCACTCAAGGGGACCAAAAGGAACCCCCCGTGTTCATCCCTTGTAAGGTGAGTTCAGTGTACATTGTCTCTTTCCAGTCACTGGATGCGTGGCATCAACTGGTCAAAGGGTGCTTGGTGCCATACCCTGCTCACCCCAGTCTCTGCAGGCCATGTCCCGAAGGGTTCCTCAGGAGGTCGGGACTAGGGTGGGAGAGGCACTGTCTGAGACCCGCAGTCACTCTCGTTGGTGTTGAGCCCATTCATTTCCAAAACATCTGTCTTTCTCCACTTCCCCCAGGTCTTGGTTTTGAGAAACATAGCAGGCatggctgggcggggtggcttacacctgtaatctcagcactttgggaggctgaggcaggcagggtcacctga
- the NAA40 gene encoding N-alpha-acetyltransferase 40 isoform X5 produces MGRKSSKAKEKKQKRLEERAAMDAVCAKVDAANRLGDPLEAFPVFKKYDRNGLNVSIECKRVSGLEPATVDWAFDLTKTNMQTIYEVQLESKVRRKGLGKFLIQILQLMANSTQMKKVMLTVFKHNHGAYQFFREALQFEIDDSSPSMSGCCGEDCSYEILSRRTKFGDSQHSHADHGFLIPLTQGDQKEPPVFIPCKVSSVYIVSFQSLDAWHQLVKGCLVPYPAHPSLCRPCPEGFLRRSGLGWERHCLRPAVTLVGVEPIHFQNICLSPLPPGLGFEKHSRHGWAGWLTPVISALWEAEAGRVT; encoded by the exons ATGGGG AGGAAGTCAAGCAAAGCCAAGGAGAAGAAGCAGAAGCGGTTGGAGGAGCGAGCAGCCATGGATGCCGTTTGTGCCAAAGTGGACGCTGCCAACAGG CTCGGAGACCCTCTGGAGGCTTTCCCAGTGTTCAAGAAATATGATAGAAACGG GTTGAATGTCTCCATTGAATGTAAGCGAGTGTCTGGACTGGAGCCAGCCACCGTGGATTGGGCCTTTGACCTGACCAAAACGAATATGCAAACCAT CTATGAAGTGCAATTGGAAAGCAAGGTGCGGCGGAAAGGCCTGGGGAAGTTCCTTATACAGATTCTACAGCTCATGGCCAACAG CACACAGATGAAGAAGGTTATGTTAACAGTATTTAAACACAATCATGGCGCCTACCAGTTCTTCAGAGAAGCGTTGCA ATTTGAAATTGATGACTCTTCCCCCAGCATGTCCGGTTGCTGTGGGGAGGATTGCTCCTATGAGATCCTGAGCCGGAGGACCAAGTTTGGGGACAGCCAGCACTCCCACGCGG ATCATGGATTCCTGATACCTCTCACTCAAGGGGACCAAAAGGAACCCCCCGTGTTCATCCCTTGTAAGGTGAGTTCAGTGTACATTGTCTCTTTCCAGTCACTGGATGCGTGGCATCAACTGGTCAAAGGGTGCTTGGTGCCATACCCTGCTCACCCCAGTCTCTGCAGGCCATGTCCCGAAGGGTTCCTCAGGAGGTCGGGACTAGGGTGGGAGAGGCACTGTCTGAGACCCGCAGTCACTCTCGTTGGTGTTGAGCCCATTCATTTCCAAAACATCTGTCTTTCTCCACTTCCCCCAGGTCTTGGTTTTGAGAAACATAGCAGGCatggctgggcggggtggcttacacctgtaatctcagcactttgggaggctgaggcaggcagggtcacctga
- the NAA40 gene encoding N-alpha-acetyltransferase 40 isoform X1, with protein sequence MGRKSSKAKEKKQKRLEERAAMDAVCAKVDAANRLGDPLEAFPVFKKYDRNGLNVSIECKRVSGLEPATVDWAFDLTKTNMQTMYEQSEWGWKDREKREEMTDDRAWYLIAWENSSVPVAFSHFRFDVECGDEVLYCYEVQLESKVRRKGLGKFLIQILQLMANSTQMKKVMLTVFKHNHGAYQFFREALQFEIDDSSPSMSGCCGEDCSYEILSRRTKFGDSQHSHADHGFLIPLTQGDQKEPPVFIPCKVSSVYIVSFQSLDAWHQLVKGCLVPYPAHPSLCRPCPEGFLRRSGLGWERHCLRPAVTLVGVEPIHFQNICLSPLPPGLGFEKHSRHGWAGWLTPVISALWEAEAGRVT encoded by the exons ATGGGG AGGAAGTCAAGCAAAGCCAAGGAGAAGAAGCAGAAGCGGTTGGAGGAGCGAGCAGCCATGGATGCCGTTTGTGCCAAAGTGGACGCTGCCAACAGG CTCGGAGACCCTCTGGAGGCTTTCCCAGTGTTCAAGAAATATGATAGAAACGG GTTGAATGTCTCCATTGAATGTAAGCGAGTGTCTGGACTGGAGCCAGCCACCGTGGATTGGGCCTTTGACCTGACCAAAACGAATATGCAAACCAT GTATGAGCAGAGTGAGTGGGGCTGGAAGGACCGAGAGAAACGGGAGGAAATGACAGATGACCGAGCCTGGTACCTCATCGCATGGGAAAACAGCTCTGTCCCTGTTGCCTTTTCTCACTTCCGGTTTGACGTGGAGTGTGGGGATGAAGTCCTGTACTG CTATGAAGTGCAATTGGAAAGCAAGGTGCGGCGGAAAGGCCTGGGGAAGTTCCTTATACAGATTCTACAGCTCATGGCCAACAG CACACAGATGAAGAAGGTTATGTTAACAGTATTTAAACACAATCATGGCGCCTACCAGTTCTTCAGAGAAGCGTTGCA ATTTGAAATTGATGACTCTTCCCCCAGCATGTCCGGTTGCTGTGGGGAGGATTGCTCCTATGAGATCCTGAGCCGGAGGACCAAGTTTGGGGACAGCCAGCACTCCCACGCGG ATCATGGATTCCTGATACCTCTCACTCAAGGGGACCAAAAGGAACCCCCCGTGTTCATCCCTTGTAAGGTGAGTTCAGTGTACATTGTCTCTTTCCAGTCACTGGATGCGTGGCATCAACTGGTCAAAGGGTGCTTGGTGCCATACCCTGCTCACCCCAGTCTCTGCAGGCCATGTCCCGAAGGGTTCCTCAGGAGGTCGGGACTAGGGTGGGAGAGGCACTGTCTGAGACCCGCAGTCACTCTCGTTGGTGTTGAGCCCATTCATTTCCAAAACATCTGTCTTTCTCCACTTCCCCCAGGTCTTGGTTTTGAGAAACATAGCAGGCatggctgggcggggtggcttacacctgtaatctcagcactttgggaggctgaggcaggcagggtcacctga
- the NAA40 gene encoding N-alpha-acetyltransferase 40 isoform X10, with protein MPFVPKWTLPTGLNVSIECKRVSGLEPATVDWAFDLTKTNMQTMYEQSEWGWKDREKREEMTDDRAWYLIAWENSSVPVAFSHFRFDVECGDEVLYCYEVQLESKVRRKGLGKFLIQILQLMANSTQMKKVMLTVFKHNHGAYQFFREALQFEIDDSSPSMSGCCGEDCSYEILSRRTKFGDSQHSHAGGHCGGCCH; from the exons ATGCCGTTTGTGCCAAAGTGGACGCTGCCAACAGG GTTGAATGTCTCCATTGAATGTAAGCGAGTGTCTGGACTGGAGCCAGCCACCGTGGATTGGGCCTTTGACCTGACCAAAACGAATATGCAAACCAT GTATGAGCAGAGTGAGTGGGGCTGGAAGGACCGAGAGAAACGGGAGGAAATGACAGATGACCGAGCCTGGTACCTCATCGCATGGGAAAACAGCTCTGTCCCTGTTGCCTTTTCTCACTTCCGGTTTGACGTGGAGTGTGGGGATGAAGTCCTGTACTG CTATGAAGTGCAATTGGAAAGCAAGGTGCGGCGGAAAGGCCTGGGGAAGTTCCTTATACAGATTCTACAGCTCATGGCCAACAG CACACAGATGAAGAAGGTTATGTTAACAGTATTTAAACACAATCATGGCGCCTACCAGTTCTTCAGAGAAGCGTTGCA ATTTGAAATTGATGACTCTTCCCCCAGCATGTCCGGTTGCTGTGGGGAGGATTGCTCCTATGAGATCCTGAGCCGGAGGACCAAGTTTGGGGACAGCCAGCACTCCCACGCGGGTGGGCACTGTGGTGGCTGCTGCCACTGA
- the NAA40 gene encoding N-alpha-acetyltransferase 40 isoform X9, with protein sequence MGRKSSKAKEKKQKRLEERAAMDAVCAKVDAANRLGDPLEAFPVFKKYDRNGLNVSIECKRVSGLEPATVDWAFDLTKTNMQTMYEQSEWGWKDREKREEMTDDRACYEVQLESKVRRKGLGKFLIQILQLMANSTQMKKVMLTVFKHNHGAYQFFREALQFEIDDSSPSMSGCCGEDCSYEILSRRTKFGDSQHSHAGGHCGGCCH encoded by the exons ATGGGG AGGAAGTCAAGCAAAGCCAAGGAGAAGAAGCAGAAGCGGTTGGAGGAGCGAGCAGCCATGGATGCCGTTTGTGCCAAAGTGGACGCTGCCAACAGG CTCGGAGACCCTCTGGAGGCTTTCCCAGTGTTCAAGAAATATGATAGAAACGG GTTGAATGTCTCCATTGAATGTAAGCGAGTGTCTGGACTGGAGCCAGCCACCGTGGATTGGGCCTTTGACCTGACCAAAACGAATATGCAAACCAT GTATGAGCAGAGTGAGTGGGGCTGGAAGGACCGAGAGAAACGGGAGGAAATGACAGATGACCGAGCCTG CTATGAAGTGCAATTGGAAAGCAAGGTGCGGCGGAAAGGCCTGGGGAAGTTCCTTATACAGATTCTACAGCTCATGGCCAACAG CACACAGATGAAGAAGGTTATGTTAACAGTATTTAAACACAATCATGGCGCCTACCAGTTCTTCAGAGAAGCGTTGCA ATTTGAAATTGATGACTCTTCCCCCAGCATGTCCGGTTGCTGTGGGGAGGATTGCTCCTATGAGATCCTGAGCCGGAGGACCAAGTTTGGGGACAGCCAGCACTCCCACGCGGGTGGGCACTGTGGTGGCTGCTGCCACTGA
- the NAA40 gene encoding N-alpha-acetyltransferase 40 isoform X7 encodes MGRKSSKAKEKKQKRLEERAAMDAVCAKVDAANRLGDPLEAFPVFKKYDRNGLNVSIECKRVSGLEPATVDWAFDLTKTNMQTMYEQSEWGWKDREKREEMTDDRAWYLIAWENSSVPVAFSHFRFDVECGDEVLYCYEVQLESKVRRKGLGKFLIQILQLMANSTQMKKVMLTVFKHNHGAYQFFREALQFEIDDSSPSMSGCCGEDCSYEILSRRTKFGDSQHSHAGGHCGGCCH; translated from the exons ATGGGG AGGAAGTCAAGCAAAGCCAAGGAGAAGAAGCAGAAGCGGTTGGAGGAGCGAGCAGCCATGGATGCCGTTTGTGCCAAAGTGGACGCTGCCAACAGG CTCGGAGACCCTCTGGAGGCTTTCCCAGTGTTCAAGAAATATGATAGAAACGG GTTGAATGTCTCCATTGAATGTAAGCGAGTGTCTGGACTGGAGCCAGCCACCGTGGATTGGGCCTTTGACCTGACCAAAACGAATATGCAAACCAT GTATGAGCAGAGTGAGTGGGGCTGGAAGGACCGAGAGAAACGGGAGGAAATGACAGATGACCGAGCCTGGTACCTCATCGCATGGGAAAACAGCTCTGTCCCTGTTGCCTTTTCTCACTTCCGGTTTGACGTGGAGTGTGGGGATGAAGTCCTGTACTG CTATGAAGTGCAATTGGAAAGCAAGGTGCGGCGGAAAGGCCTGGGGAAGTTCCTTATACAGATTCTACAGCTCATGGCCAACAG CACACAGATGAAGAAGGTTATGTTAACAGTATTTAAACACAATCATGGCGCCTACCAGTTCTTCAGAGAAGCGTTGCA ATTTGAAATTGATGACTCTTCCCCCAGCATGTCCGGTTGCTGTGGGGAGGATTGCTCCTATGAGATCCTGAGCCGGAGGACCAAGTTTGGGGACAGCCAGCACTCCCACGCGGGTGGGCACTGTGGTGGCTGCTGCCACTGA
- the NAA40 gene encoding N-alpha-acetyltransferase 40 isoform X6, protein MGRKSSKAKEKKQKRLEERAAMDAVCAKVDAANRLGDPLEAFPVFKKYDRNGLNVSIECKRVSGLEPATVDWAFDLTKTNMQTMYEQSEWGWKDREKREEMTDDRAWYLIAWENSSVPVAFSHFRFDVECGDEVLYCYEVQLESKVRRKGLGKFLIQILQLMANSTQMKKVMLTVFKHNHGAYQFFREALQFEIDDSSPSMSGCCGEDCSYEILSRRTKFGDSQHSHADHGFLIPLTQGDQKEPPVFIPCKRKFGR, encoded by the exons ATGGGG AGGAAGTCAAGCAAAGCCAAGGAGAAGAAGCAGAAGCGGTTGGAGGAGCGAGCAGCCATGGATGCCGTTTGTGCCAAAGTGGACGCTGCCAACAGG CTCGGAGACCCTCTGGAGGCTTTCCCAGTGTTCAAGAAATATGATAGAAACGG GTTGAATGTCTCCATTGAATGTAAGCGAGTGTCTGGACTGGAGCCAGCCACCGTGGATTGGGCCTTTGACCTGACCAAAACGAATATGCAAACCAT GTATGAGCAGAGTGAGTGGGGCTGGAAGGACCGAGAGAAACGGGAGGAAATGACAGATGACCGAGCCTGGTACCTCATCGCATGGGAAAACAGCTCTGTCCCTGTTGCCTTTTCTCACTTCCGGTTTGACGTGGAGTGTGGGGATGAAGTCCTGTACTG CTATGAAGTGCAATTGGAAAGCAAGGTGCGGCGGAAAGGCCTGGGGAAGTTCCTTATACAGATTCTACAGCTCATGGCCAACAG CACACAGATGAAGAAGGTTATGTTAACAGTATTTAAACACAATCATGGCGCCTACCAGTTCTTCAGAGAAGCGTTGCA ATTTGAAATTGATGACTCTTCCCCCAGCATGTCCGGTTGCTGTGGGGAGGATTGCTCCTATGAGATCCTGAGCCGGAGGACCAAGTTTGGGGACAGCCAGCACTCCCACGCGG ATCATGGATTCCTGATACCTCTCACTCAAGGGGACCAAAAGGAACCCCCCGTGTTCATCCCTTGTAAG aggaaatTCGGAAGATAA
- the NAA40 gene encoding N-alpha-acetyltransferase 40 isoform X11 yields the protein MGRKSSKAKEKKQKRLEERAAMDAVCAKVDAANRLGDPLEAFPVFKKYDRNGLNVSIECKRVSGLEPATVDWAFDLTKTNMQTIYEVQLESKVRRKGLGKFLIQILQLMANSTQMKKVMLTVFKHNHGAYQFFREALQFEIDDSSPSMSGCCGEDCSYEILSRRTKFGDSQHSHAGGHCGGCCH from the exons ATGGGG AGGAAGTCAAGCAAAGCCAAGGAGAAGAAGCAGAAGCGGTTGGAGGAGCGAGCAGCCATGGATGCCGTTTGTGCCAAAGTGGACGCTGCCAACAGG CTCGGAGACCCTCTGGAGGCTTTCCCAGTGTTCAAGAAATATGATAGAAACGG GTTGAATGTCTCCATTGAATGTAAGCGAGTGTCTGGACTGGAGCCAGCCACCGTGGATTGGGCCTTTGACCTGACCAAAACGAATATGCAAACCAT CTATGAAGTGCAATTGGAAAGCAAGGTGCGGCGGAAAGGCCTGGGGAAGTTCCTTATACAGATTCTACAGCTCATGGCCAACAG CACACAGATGAAGAAGGTTATGTTAACAGTATTTAAACACAATCATGGCGCCTACCAGTTCTTCAGAGAAGCGTTGCA ATTTGAAATTGATGACTCTTCCCCCAGCATGTCCGGTTGCTGTGGGGAGGATTGCTCCTATGAGATCCTGAGCCGGAGGACCAAGTTTGGGGACAGCCAGCACTCCCACGCGGGTGGGCACTGTGGTGGCTGCTGCCACTGA